The bacterium genome includes the window ATAAATAAACGGCGACGACTTCACCCTTTGTTGAAGAATATCCTTGAATAACTTTAATCCATTCATTTAAATCTATCTTCATAATCATTGGAACTAATTTCTATACTGGGTATGTGTTTAGCGTCTGCAGGCATTCAAACACTCTAAACACGGACAACTGGTATCACGCCACACATCGGGATTGACAACACTTGTGCAGTCATGACACCACAAGTGGTGTCAATCCGACCTCACAGCGGTTGGGAATGCTATATTTTCCTGCAAAATCTCACTTATTGCCAGGCAGACTTTATCCTGCTGGTCATATTTTAGTCTGGGATACATAGGTAATGAGAAAATTTCCTTAGCTGCTTTTTCTGTTTCGGGCAAATCTCCTTCACTATATCCAAGATAACTATAGCCCCGCATAATATGAATTGGCCAGGGATAGCTGATATTAACAAATATCTCGCGTTTGGCTAATTCCTTGATAATATCATCACGATTTGAATGCCGACAAACATAAACATAATAGACATGCGTATTGCCTTTTTCTATCTTTGGAAGTGTTAGTGATGTAGAGGCAAGTATTTTATCATAGCGATTAGATAAAGCTTGTCTCATAGCAATATAGTCATCCAATCGTTTCAACTTACGCAGTAAAATTTCAGCATGAACTTCATCGAGGCGTGAATTATAGCCATCTTCTTCAGAATAATAAACATTTTCCATACCATAAAATCGTAACCTTCTCAATTTAGCATTCAATGCATCATTGTTTGTCATAACCATGCCACCATCTCCATATCCACCTAAAGGTTTGGTTGGGTAAAAGGAAAAAACACCTAAATCACCCATCGAACCTGCCTTGCGTCCTTTATAAGTAGCACCATGGCTTTGTGAACAATCCTCTATGACATAAAGATTGTATTTTTTAGCCATGGTCAACAAGGAATCCATATCAACACACTGACCAAAAAGATGGACAGGCAATAAACATTTGGTTTTCTCGGTGATGACTGATTCTAATTGTTCGACATCCATCAGGTATGTTTCTGGTTTAATGTCAACGAAGCGTGCTTTTGCTCCGGTAGCGGCTATTGCCGCTACGGTTGGGACAGCGGTATTGGATACAGTTATCACTTCATCGCCACTGCCAATGCCAAGTGCCTTCATAGCAAGGAATAAACCATTGGTGGCATTATCCACACCCACACCATACTTGACATTACAATATTGTGCAAAGGCAAATTCAAAATTTTTGACACTTGGTCCTAATATTAACTGACCTGAGCTGAAAACCTTCTCTATGGCATCAAAAATGTCTTCTTTCTCTGCCTTATATTCATCTAAATAATCCCATACTTTAATCGCCATATTGATCTCCAATTATGTCACATAGCCTTATGTGGAAGATTTCTTATGATTTCTAATAGTTGTGCATCTTCCAGCAGTATTTTGGCAAATCGTTGAAACGAATTATTCTTTATCGATGTTAGCACATCATCAATAAATAAAGCAAATGAATCACCCTTCTCAATTGTAAGTTGTTGAGTTCTATTGCCTCTTTTGACATTAATAACTAATTCAATATCCGCAGGTGGCGTAAATATTCGTTCTGTCTCAAAGTAATAAGATTGTCCTATACAAGAGATACTATTTTTATATTCTGCCTCCAGACTGAAAAATCCTTGCAGAACAGAACCAGAGTCATAAATCATCATCAGACTAAATGAAGTATCAACTCCATTCATATTGGATGAAGTTATCCTTGAGATAATTTCAATCGGCTTTTTACCAAAAAATATTCTGCTACAGCTAACGGCATAAGACCCTCGATCAAGGATTATACCACTACCTAATTCTGGATTGTAACGGAAATTGTTTGGTTCTAAAGGTGGAGAGGTAAATGTTGCTGTTATGGATAAAAGAGGCTTATTATCCTCACTAATCATTTTTCGCAGTATCTTTGTCAGAGGATGATATGACCACACATTTGCCTCAGCCAGGCACAACTTGTTTCTTTGTGCATACTCCACCATATTCTCCGCATCAGCCAGATTAATAACTGCTGGTTTATCCACCATCACATGGAACCTTTTATTTAATGCTTGCCTTATCCATTCTGCATGCATACTATTGGGCAAAGACACATAAACCAACTCACCCCTGTATTTAGAAATTGCCTCTCCATAATCGTGATAAACATCACCACGCTTTTCCAAAGGAATTATATTCTCAATTGGATTTTGTCGTGTTGCCAGATGGATTTTTTCAATATTCTTCAAAGACAATAAAGCAGGTATTACCCTTCGCCTGGCTATTGATGAATAACCGATGATAAGTATTTCCATTCTATCTCCCTTTCCTTACTGGCTTGATTGGACAGACAAACAAGATAACAACCCCCTTGCTTCTATGTTCAAATAATTATTAAATCTAATAAATCCTTTTATCTGATGGATGGTCATCCAGACATAATTGTCAGGTAGTTTTAATTCCTCATCTTCATCAGCTTCAATAACAAGATAACGGTTCTGGTCATGGTAAAACCTTCCGCCTTCTTCAGATTGTAGGGCACTGTAGCGTATCTGGTCTGGTCTAGCATTAACAACAAAATCATAAAATGGCGGAAAAAGATTTGTCTGCTCATAATTAGAGGGAGTGCATTGTAGGGTTGGAGCCATTTCAAGGCAATCAAAATTGCCTGGTTCAACCCTTCCTTGAATAAGGAAATGCAGAATACCATTTTTTTTCTGGCAAATAAAACATAAAATCCCTCCTTTGGCGGATTCAATTAAAGGTTGTTCCCAACCTTGCACCTCACGATTACTTGCTTTAACCGCTACCCCGATGATGGAAAAGTATTTCCCATTCTCTGCTCGAATAACATTTCCGTCATTTTGCCATCCTTTTACTTGATTAAGAGCAATTCGAGAAATTTTCAGTTCATAATGTGTTTTCATATGAGTGAACCAGCTGACAATGTTATCAAAGTCATTCACCGCCTCGGGTTCATTTCTTAATGATGATAACAAAACAGCCTGGTCAAAAGAAAGTTTATCTCTATTCTTGAGTAAATAATTCAAGTTGTCTTCATTGTCATCGAACCGTATGCAGGATAGGACAGTGCGAGAATCCATATTAATCAAATTATCTATCTTGAGTAATTCAAATAATTGTCCTAATGTCAGCCAGCAGAAATCATCATATACTTCAATATCTTCATCTTCCTGAATTTCAACAATCATATTGCGATTACGCTTGCATAAAAACCGCGAGCCTTGCTCAGACTGCAACTGGTCAATCAAAAATTTATTATTTTTTCTATCCAAAAAATAATCTAAGTATTTTGGTCTGGAACCACCGTGAACCTGGGTAAAATTACTTCGCGTTGCCTGCACGGTTGGTGATATTTGCACCAAATTCACATTTCCGGGCTCCATTTTAGCCTGAACAAGAAAATGCACTACTCCATTTATTTTTTTTACTAAAAACCCTAATATTCCGATTTCTGGCTGATTGATAATTGGTTGCATCCAGTGACTGGTATGCCCAAAATTTGTTTGGACATCTATCCCTTCAATACGGAAAAATTTCCCACTCTCATGCACAAGATTACCGGTATCTTTTTCAAAATACCAGCCTTTTAATTTATTCAATGAGGTTTTCTCAACTAAAAAAGTGTTGGCCTGACAACGATTTTCTAACCATCTAAAGAATTCCGATAGCTTTAAAATACCCTCCTTGACAAGAGCGGATTTCAGGAATTCTTTTTCCCATCTTTTTTTTGAAACCATATCACTATCTACCTTTTGGTTCCTCCCGCCATGGCAATCCTTTAACTTTAAGATATTCTTCCCATGTCCTTATCGATTTTGACATATCATATTTAGTATTGGCAAGTATAAGACAAACACCATCCGGGCTAAAGTTATACATATGTATCCAGAGCATCCTTGGCACATAAATTCCTTTTCCAGAGTCATCAAGCAAAAATGTCTTAACCTCCTCTCCATCTGACACATCCACCTTCAACGAGCCATGTATGCCAATTAATACCTGATCTGTATCTCTATGAGCGTGGCCACCCCTGGCTACACCTAATACTACCTGATGAACATAAAATACCCTGGCAATTTGGAAAGGAATATGCTCTTCACCCTCAATAGCAGTCAAACGACCTCTTTCATCTCTAACATCCTGAAATTTAATCCAATCAACTATTTCTAAATTCATATCATCTGATTACCAATTTCTAATACCTTTTCATATACTTTGATTGTGCCTTCAGCCATACTTTCCAAACTAAACTCTCTTACTGCTGTTTTTCTTCCTTCTTCTTCAATCTTTTTCTTTAATTTAGAATCCTGCTCTATCCTGATTATACTTTCACTTAGGCTCTTGATATCTCCTTTGGGCACAAGAATACCCTTTTCTCCATCTTTAATTACCGTTGGGACACTGCCAATATTAAAGATCACAAAGAGTTTCACAAAAGAGTCAAAGATTTTTGAGAGAATAAATTTTTCCCTTTATTTCTTTGTGTACTTTGTGGTTAATTTCAGAGACCATCTAATTTTCTTCGTGTCCTTCGTGTTCTTCGTGGTGAATAGTTACTCAAAATGTAAAATTATCTCTTTCCTTTCAGCGTTAAAATACTTGAAGCAAAGATATTACCAATTTGAAATTTGATTTGTAATTTTGCATTTTGATATTTATATTTGATATTTAATATTTATTTGTTGTCTCCCCCAAATCCTATTTTGCAGAACCCTAAATTATAATAATACTATATTTTACTTCATTTTGTCAAGAGGCTGACCGAGAATCTTTTAAAAATATCTTCTACTATTTTGGTAAAACCTACTAATAAAAAGTAACTATTCAGCCACAGATGGACACAGATGAAACACGGATTTTATTTTTTATCCGTGCTAATCCGTGGCTGAATAGTTACTAATCTTTTATGTGATCTAATTTATTTCTATGTCTTCTCTGTTTCTCTGCGTCTGTGCGGTAAATTACCACCTGAACGGTTACTATTTTTCAATCTCTGAGAAATTGGCTATTTTTAAAAATAAACCGGCTATCATCGCCAATAACGCCAGTCTGTTCTTTCGTAACTCCTTATCCTCAACCATCACCATGACCTCATCAAAGAAATTATCAATTGGTTGGCGAAGTTGGGCTAATGTCCATAGATAGTTTGAATAATCCTTTTTTATCAGATAAGATTCTAATTCTTCTTTAATCTTTAGATAAACAGCATAAAGATTTTTTTCAGAATCTTCTACAAATAATTCCTTTCTGACTTCTGATTTGTGAGTTTTGATTTCTGTTTTCACGATATTCATTGCTCGTTTAAAGGCAATAATTAGTGGTTCAAAGTCAGCGGTTTTAGAAAATTTTGATAAAGCATCAGCCCTCTGGAGCACATCCAGAATATCATCTACACCTACGGATAATAAGCCTTGAGCTTGACTTGAAGTTACTATCCCTGGTTGTGAAAACATACCATTTATCAATATATTTTGCAATCTCTGGGTTAAAAAGGTTAACACCTCAATCGCTACCTTTTCTTTATCTCTTTTTATCTTACCCTCTAATAAAATCAAGGCATAGTCAATTAATTCCCGTAAAGATAAGGGAGGAATAGATGGGGTTGCGGGAATTTTAAAAAACTCAGCCGCTAAAATATTAATTATTCCCTGTGCCTGTCTTCTAAGTGCATACGGGTCTTCAGAACCACTCGGGATTAATCCAACACTAAAACAACCCACGATTGAATCTATTTTATCAGCAAGGCTCACGATGCTTCCAGTTAGGGTTTGTGGTAAAACCCCATCTGCCGAAGTCGGTAAATAATGTTCCCAGATTGCTCTGGCAACATCTTTATCTTCACCCGAACTAAGGGCATAGTAATAGCCCATTATTCCT containing:
- a CDS encoding DegT/DnrJ/EryC1/StrS family aminotransferase, which translates into the protein MAIKVWDYLDEYKAEKEDIFDAIEKVFSSGQLILGPSVKNFEFAFAQYCNVKYGVGVDNATNGLFLAMKALGIGSGDEVITVSNTAVPTVAAIAATGAKARFVDIKPETYLMDVEQLESVITEKTKCLLPVHLFGQCVDMDSLLTMAKKYNLYVIEDCSQSHGATYKGRKAGSMGDLGVFSFYPTKPLGGYGDGGMVMTNNDALNAKLRRLRFYGMENVYYSEEDGYNSRLDEVHAEILLRKLKRLDDYIAMRQALSNRYDKILASTSLTLPKIEKGNTHVYYVYVCRHSNRDDIIKELAKREIFVNISYPWPIHIMRGYSYLGYSEGDLPETEKAAKEIFSLPMYPRLKYDQQDKVCLAISEILQENIAFPTAVRSD
- a CDS encoding Gfo/Idh/MocA family oxidoreductase, producing MEILIIGYSSIARRRVIPALLSLKNIEKIHLATRQNPIENIIPLEKRGDVYHDYGEAISKYRGELVYVSLPNSMHAEWIRQALNKRFHVMVDKPAVINLADAENMVEYAQRNKLCLAEANVWSYHPLTKILRKMISEDNKPLLSITATFTSPPLEPNNFRYNPELGSGIILDRGSYAVSCSRIFFGKKPIEIISRITSSNMNGVDTSFSLMMIYDSGSVLQGFFSLEAEYKNSISCIGQSYYFETERIFTPPADIELVINVKRGNRTQQLTIEKGDSFALFIDDVLTSIKNNSFQRFAKILLEDAQLLEIIRNLPHKAM
- a CDS encoding NDP-hexose 2,3-dehydratase family protein produces the protein MVSKKRWEKEFLKSALVKEGILKLSEFFRWLENRCQANTFLVEKTSLNKLKGWYFEKDTGNLVHESGKFFRIEGIDVQTNFGHTSHWMQPIINQPEIGILGFLVKKINGVVHFLVQAKMEPGNVNLVQISPTVQATRSNFTQVHGGSRPKYLDYFLDRKNNKFLIDQLQSEQGSRFLCKRNRNMIVEIQEDEDIEVYDDFCWLTLGQLFELLKIDNLINMDSRTVLSCIRFDDNEDNLNYLLKNRDKLSFDQAVLLSSLRNEPEAVNDFDNIVSWFTHMKTHYELKISRIALNQVKGWQNDGNVIRAENGKYFSIIGVAVKASNREVQGWEQPLIESAKGGILCFICQKKNGILHFLIQGRVEPGNFDCLEMAPTLQCTPSNYEQTNLFPPFYDFVVNARPDQIRYSALQSEEGGRFYHDQNRYLVIEADEDEELKLPDNYVWMTIHQIKGFIRFNNYLNIEARGLLSCLSVQSSQ
- a CDS encoding FdtA/QdtA family cupin domain-containing protein, translated to MNLEIVDWIKFQDVRDERGRLTAIEGEEHIPFQIARVFYVHQVVLGVARGGHAHRDTDQVLIGIHGSLKVDVSDGEEVKTFLLDDSGKGIYVPRMLWIHMYNFSPDGVCLILANTKYDMSKSIRTWEEYLKVKGLPWREEPKGR
- a CDS encoding glycosyltransferase produces the protein MKLFVIFNIGSVPTVIKDGEKGILVPKGDIKSLSESIIRIEQDSKLKKKIEEEGRKTAVREFSLESMAEGTIKVYEKVLEIGNQMI